A stretch of Pseudobacteriovorax antillogorgiicola DNA encodes these proteins:
- a CDS encoding TRAP transporter small permease, which produces MRKIVSVMGTIDEGLDRFCTIALMVALGIMIGATLLNIVLRWFNTTLLWVEPMTRQLVFIAAFLGGAVATGSRSHIAIDLVGRLLDTFGLQSIKAVIDRLILSFCLLAVVWTAYAGYQLVLVEWEFGKIEFLGIHSSVFIAVVPVGLLVIAYRFFYLLVASFFSTDEAG; this is translated from the coding sequence ATGAGAAAAATCGTCTCCGTGATGGGTACCATCGACGAGGGCCTTGATCGCTTTTGCACCATCGCATTGATGGTTGCGCTGGGGATCATGATTGGGGCCACACTACTCAATATCGTCCTTCGATGGTTCAATACCACTCTACTTTGGGTTGAACCCATGACCAGGCAACTGGTATTTATCGCTGCCTTTCTCGGTGGTGCTGTGGCGACCGGCTCACGTAGCCACATTGCGATCGATCTTGTGGGTCGTCTGCTAGACACTTTTGGCCTCCAGAGTATCAAGGCCGTAATCGATCGTCTGATTCTAAGCTTTTGTTTGCTCGCCGTTGTATGGACTGCATATGCAGGCTACCAGCTTGTTCTAGTGGAGTGGGAATTTGGTAAGATAGAATTTCTTGGTATCCATAGTAGTGTCTTCATTGCTGTCGTGCCAGTCGGGCTTTTGGTGATCGCCTACCGATTCTTCTATCTACTTGTCGCTAGTTTCTTTTCAACAGACGAAGCGGGCTAA
- a CDS encoding peroxiredoxin, with product MTVMQNVPEVVFKTRVRDESVDGPNPFRWQDRTTSDIFKGKKVVLFSLPGAFTPTCSSNHLPRYEELFEDFKKQGVDEIVCLSVNDAFVMFQWGKQIGAKNVFLLPDGNGEFTRKMGMLVNKDNLGFGLRSWRYSMLVDDCKIEKVFVEPGFCDNAGDDPFEVSDADTMLAYLKGEKPQGVSKPVKDFLG from the coding sequence ATGACGGTTATGCAAAATGTTCCAGAAGTTGTTTTCAAAACCCGAGTTCGTGACGAATCCGTAGATGGACCCAATCCGTTTCGTTGGCAAGATCGTACTACGTCCGACATCTTCAAGGGTAAGAAAGTAGTTCTGTTCTCTCTCCCGGGGGCATTCACACCGACTTGCTCTTCCAATCACCTGCCACGCTATGAAGAGCTATTCGAAGATTTTAAGAAACAGGGTGTGGATGAGATCGTCTGCCTTTCGGTGAATGATGCCTTTGTCATGTTCCAGTGGGGCAAACAAATCGGCGCTAAAAATGTGTTTCTCCTGCCAGACGGCAATGGCGAATTCACAAGAAAAATGGGAATGCTAGTCAACAAGGATAATCTTGGCTTCGGCCTTCGCTCCTGGCGCTATTCCATGCTAGTAGACGACTGCAAGATTGAGAAGGTTTTTGTTGAACCAGGGTTCTGTGATAATGCCGGTGACGACCCGTTCGAGGTGTCTGATGCCGATACCATGCTCGCTTATCTAAAAGGCGAGAAGCCGCAGGGTGTTTCCAAGCCTGTGAAGGATTTTCTTGGCTAA
- a CDS encoding fatty acid desaturase family protein: MVWLKQKPSQNLRTRFEERFSDIDLDGFTKELQKLEDKIRADFGADDRKHLKKIIRWGRLSSFAGYATGMLIPNPVSAYLISQGKFTRWTTIAHHVLHKAYDKSEDIGPHNSKTFAKGWRRFFDWLDWIDPAAWEKEHNVLHHYRLGERFDPDVFEDNVLPARMIKAPRWLKVSILSIIASQWKWSYYAPSTIKQLFSPKKKDGADSYFDRLQFGDRTFWPWTKEGWALMRLSYIPYVVINFGLVPAGFLVFGIPAAVNIFLTLVMAEIITNLHTFATIVPNHTGSDLYRFEGAPKDRQEFFIRQIVGSVNYKCGGDLNDFLHGWLNYQIEHHVWPDMTLLQYQKAQPELKALCEKYGVPYIQESVWTRLKKLISIFTGEESMMAMEGKQVRTAPMGTAS; encoded by the coding sequence GTGGTCTGGTTAAAACAAAAGCCCTCCCAGAATCTTCGAACTCGTTTCGAAGAGCGCTTCTCAGACATTGATTTGGACGGATTTACAAAAGAATTACAAAAGCTCGAAGACAAGATTCGCGCTGATTTTGGGGCAGATGATCGCAAGCACTTGAAGAAAATCATCCGCTGGGGTCGGCTTTCATCATTCGCAGGCTACGCAACAGGAATGCTCATTCCCAACCCGGTTTCTGCTTATCTTATCAGTCAAGGAAAGTTCACTCGTTGGACAACCATAGCTCATCACGTCTTGCATAAAGCCTACGACAAAAGTGAAGATATAGGGCCTCACAATAGTAAAACCTTTGCCAAAGGCTGGCGACGCTTCTTTGATTGGTTAGACTGGATTGATCCAGCCGCTTGGGAGAAGGAGCATAACGTTCTTCATCACTACCGTCTTGGCGAGCGATTCGATCCTGACGTGTTCGAAGACAACGTTCTGCCTGCACGGATGATCAAAGCTCCTCGTTGGCTGAAGGTGTCGATATTGTCGATTATTGCATCCCAGTGGAAATGGTCCTACTATGCACCATCAACTATCAAGCAGCTTTTTAGCCCGAAGAAAAAAGATGGTGCCGATTCGTACTTCGATCGCTTGCAGTTTGGTGATCGAACCTTCTGGCCATGGACAAAAGAAGGTTGGGCGCTGATGCGGCTGTCCTATATTCCCTATGTAGTCATCAACTTTGGTTTGGTTCCGGCTGGGTTTTTGGTGTTTGGAATACCCGCGGCGGTCAACATTTTCTTAACTCTAGTTATGGCTGAGATCATCACCAACTTACATACCTTTGCCACAATTGTGCCGAATCATACAGGCAGCGATCTCTATCGCTTCGAAGGAGCCCCGAAGGATCGGCAGGAGTTTTTCATCCGCCAAATCGTAGGATCAGTCAACTATAAGTGCGGTGGTGACCTGAACGATTTTCTTCATGGTTGGCTGAACTATCAAATTGAACATCACGTCTGGCCCGATATGACCTTACTTCAATATCAAAAGGCGCAGCCGGAGCTGAAAGCGCTCTGTGAGAAATATGGTGTTCCTTATATTCAAGAATCGGTTTGGACAAGGTTGAAGAAACTCATCTCCATCTTTACCGGTGAAGAATCGATGATGGCTATGGAAGGAAAGCAGGTTCGCACGGCCCCCATGGGGACCGCATCGTAA
- a CDS encoding TRAP transporter TatT component family protein, producing MLRLVLLCFVFASLLSGCSIQRLAIGQLAPALSSASPKLQEEKNWDLFKTATPGSLQLAEILLVSDPGNEDLLALLTKGYAAYGYVVNDTEYLHERLADVDEVQHKSRALFNLAKGLEYGFAYLEEQGVSYLAMLEEGKKGRSLDYLNSKLDKGDGLDLETTFFTGTAWLLLANLRKDNMILVSQISSAFQLIEWVCTNKPNYQNGLCSAMTGVFHLARPKTLGGKPELAVKLMQEAMKKHPDNLLIPVVYMEWYLIPFEKQDEFQAIKRKLAPKFKDRAKQHFIPGETLQSKSSMLNLFNAMAEKRFQAIIRNEGELF from the coding sequence ATGTTGAGACTTGTCCTACTTTGTTTCGTGTTCGCTAGCCTGTTGTCTGGATGTAGTATCCAACGCCTGGCTATAGGCCAACTAGCTCCCGCCCTGAGTTCTGCCTCACCTAAACTTCAAGAAGAAAAAAATTGGGATCTTTTTAAAACTGCCACACCGGGTTCCTTGCAGCTCGCTGAGATTTTACTGGTCAGTGATCCAGGCAATGAAGATCTTCTGGCTTTATTGACAAAGGGCTATGCTGCTTACGGTTACGTGGTGAATGATACAGAATATCTTCACGAGCGACTGGCAGATGTGGATGAGGTGCAGCACAAAAGCCGGGCCTTATTTAACCTGGCAAAGGGTCTTGAGTATGGCTTCGCCTATCTGGAAGAACAAGGTGTGTCCTATCTCGCCATGCTGGAAGAAGGTAAGAAAGGTCGGTCTTTAGACTATTTAAACAGCAAGCTCGATAAAGGCGATGGGCTCGACCTAGAAACGACTTTTTTTACCGGAACAGCTTGGCTCCTCCTGGCGAACCTTCGCAAAGACAATATGATCTTGGTATCTCAAATCAGTTCTGCCTTTCAGTTGATTGAATGGGTTTGTACCAATAAGCCAAACTACCAAAACGGCTTGTGTTCCGCCATGACAGGAGTGTTTCACCTAGCGAGGCCAAAAACCTTAGGCGGAAAGCCAGAGCTGGCTGTCAAGCTGATGCAGGAGGCTATGAAAAAACATCCAGATAACTTGCTGATTCCTGTAGTTTATATGGAGTGGTATCTTATTCCATTTGAAAAGCAAGATGAATTTCAGGCTATCAAGAGAAAGCTTGCTCCGAAGTTCAAAGATCGGGCGAAGCAGCATTTTATACCTGGTGAAACACTTCAATCAAAGTCCAGCATGTTAAACTTATTCAATGCAATGGCTGAAAAGCGATTTCAAGCAATCATTCGAAATGAAGGTGAACTTTTTTAA
- a CDS encoding imelysin family protein: MKYFWFVGLSIGSLVLWQGCKEAGDPAAQTVVDRQNLLELYADSIILPNYEDLAQKGEALETAVLELCTNPSAETYSGAQAAWSAAYLAFATTEVHNFGPIKSQRLDSKIHSWPIRVNDIETFIAAGALSEADVKAGGALVKGLPVIEYMIYGANRDLDASAFVADESRCQYLLSLTATLADNTAALHSSWAESGDNFRRDFVDAGSEDSMYGKQTEALDDMVNQMIHTIQFIEGDKVARPLGKRNNGVAQPDDVESPYGQLSKSLILTNLSSIRQAFLGGDSLQDNSVAAIIQESSPELYEEVTAAITAAESSLGQTTGSLSIAVQGDEAALVEGCFTSLKELLRLFAADVAGVLGVTPTFSDNDGD, from the coding sequence ATGAAATACTTCTGGTTTGTCGGCCTAAGCATAGGCTCTTTAGTGCTTTGGCAAGGTTGCAAGGAGGCGGGTGATCCAGCCGCACAGACGGTCGTCGATCGTCAAAACCTTTTAGAACTCTACGCCGATTCGATCATCCTGCCAAACTATGAAGACCTTGCTCAGAAGGGTGAAGCCTTAGAAACGGCAGTGTTGGAGCTTTGCACCAATCCTAGCGCTGAGACCTATAGTGGTGCACAAGCAGCTTGGTCGGCTGCTTACCTCGCATTTGCTACCACTGAAGTTCACAATTTCGGTCCCATTAAATCCCAGCGGCTCGACTCAAAGATTCATTCCTGGCCGATTCGCGTGAATGATATTGAAACTTTTATTGCTGCGGGAGCCCTCAGTGAAGCCGACGTGAAAGCCGGTGGGGCTCTTGTAAAAGGCTTGCCAGTGATCGAATATATGATCTACGGAGCCAATCGTGATCTTGATGCCAGTGCCTTCGTTGCCGACGAAAGCCGCTGTCAATATTTGCTGAGTTTAACCGCCACCTTAGCCGATAATACGGCTGCATTACACAGCTCTTGGGCTGAAAGTGGTGATAATTTTCGTCGTGATTTTGTTGACGCTGGCTCGGAAGACTCCATGTATGGAAAACAAACCGAAGCACTAGACGATATGGTGAATCAGATGATTCACACGATTCAATTCATTGAAGGTGATAAAGTGGCAAGACCCCTAGGCAAGCGGAATAATGGGGTTGCCCAACCTGATGACGTCGAGTCTCCTTATGGACAGTTGAGTAAAAGCCTGATTCTTACCAATCTAAGCTCGATCCGGCAGGCATTTCTTGGCGGCGATAGTCTTCAAGACAACAGCGTGGCAGCCATCATTCAAGAAAGCTCTCCCGAGCTGTATGAAGAAGTGACTGCAGCGATCACCGCTGCCGAATCTTCGTTAGGTCAAACTACAGGCAGCCTGAGTATCGCGGTCCAGGGGGATGAAGCAGCGCTGGTTGAAGGCTGCTTCACGAGCCTAAAAGAGCTTCTTCGCTTATTTGCAGCTGATGTTGCTGGAGTCCTGGGGGTAACTCCAACCTTTAGCGACAACGACGGAGATTGA
- a CDS encoding di-heme oxidoredictase family protein encodes MTLALAVLAAACTESGSEDGNESLVSDSFQLGPLGGQATVYDSTSRAFSREVEKLSIEESRSFNRGRALFRDVWVIAPASTNTRDGLGPVFNARACEACHVEDGRGRPPEAGQPFTTMLVRLSIPGEGSHGEPLPVPNYGGQLQNFSVPGVPAEGSPSVEYLVQAGSFDDGEAYELLQPQYSFDNLAFGALPADLLFSPRVAPSMIGLGLLEAIPEQAIRDLADPEDQDGDGISGRINEVWDFEAEALKLGRFGWKANQPNLRQQTAGAFLGDIGITSSIFTNENCAEAQAECTAAASGSEDGQPELIDIILDDVTFYSATLAVPAQRNESDPEVIAGKALFFEANCNTCHVAQFETGDNPFSDRLAGQTIHPFTDLLLHDMGPELADNRPDFLASGREWRTPPLWGLGLIETVNSHSRLLHDGRARNISEAILWHGGEGQSSRDAYKAMSSSERQQLIKFLESL; translated from the coding sequence ATGACTCTTGCCTTGGCGGTGCTTGCAGCAGCTTGCACAGAGAGCGGGAGTGAAGACGGAAACGAATCCCTTGTTAGCGATAGCTTTCAGCTTGGCCCCCTGGGGGGCCAAGCGACTGTTTATGATAGCACGTCCCGGGCTTTCTCTCGCGAGGTGGAGAAGCTTTCTATTGAAGAGTCCCGCAGCTTTAATCGTGGTCGTGCTCTTTTTCGTGACGTGTGGGTGATTGCTCCCGCATCTACCAACACACGAGATGGTCTTGGCCCAGTGTTCAATGCTAGGGCCTGTGAAGCCTGTCATGTGGAAGATGGTCGTGGCAGACCTCCAGAGGCAGGCCAGCCATTTACAACGATGCTGGTGAGGCTAAGTATTCCTGGGGAAGGCAGCCATGGAGAGCCATTGCCTGTGCCGAACTATGGCGGACAGCTACAGAACTTCTCTGTTCCCGGAGTGCCAGCAGAAGGTTCTCCTTCGGTGGAATACCTCGTTCAAGCAGGCTCCTTCGATGATGGTGAGGCCTACGAACTCCTGCAACCACAATATAGTTTCGACAATCTTGCTTTCGGAGCTTTGCCAGCTGACCTGCTTTTTTCCCCGAGAGTGGCTCCGAGTATGATTGGTCTAGGGCTTTTAGAAGCCATTCCTGAGCAAGCCATTCGAGATTTGGCTGATCCGGAAGACCAAGATGGTGATGGAATCTCAGGCCGTATCAATGAAGTCTGGGATTTTGAGGCTGAAGCCTTGAAACTGGGGCGATTCGGTTGGAAGGCAAACCAGCCGAACCTTCGTCAGCAAACCGCTGGTGCTTTCCTAGGGGACATCGGCATAACATCCAGCATATTTACCAATGAAAATTGTGCCGAAGCGCAGGCGGAATGTACGGCTGCTGCCAGTGGCTCCGAGGATGGCCAGCCCGAATTAATCGATATTATTCTTGATGATGTCACCTTTTATTCGGCAACCCTTGCAGTTCCGGCACAACGGAACGAAAGTGATCCTGAAGTCATCGCGGGGAAGGCTTTATTTTTTGAAGCGAACTGCAATACCTGTCACGTTGCTCAGTTTGAAACAGGAGATAACCCTTTTTCTGATCGCCTTGCCGGGCAAACCATCCACCCTTTCACAGATCTGTTGTTACATGATATGGGGCCGGAACTGGCCGACAATCGACCCGATTTTCTAGCTTCAGGCCGTGAATGGCGAACGCCACCGCTCTGGGGCTTAGGTCTCATCGAAACTGTAAATAGTCATAGTCGTCTGCTCCATGATGGTAGGGCACGAAACATCAGTGAAGCAATTCTATGGCATGGTGGCGAGGGGCAATCATCTCGTGATGCCTACAAGGCCATGTCCAGTAGTGAACGGCAACAATTGATTAAGTTCTTGGAGTCTTTGTAA
- a CDS encoding HTTM domain-containing protein yields the protein METGGRGASLCRQLSKKIPRDSLVIYRIFFGLMMVFAVARQFYYGWIDQFYLSPTFHFFYEGFSWVRALPSPWMECLFLIVGISALGIALGWFHRWFCLLFFCSFTYIELIDKTTYLNHYYLVSLLAVILALMPIGSGRGSQINQAWLWLLRFQVGLVYFFAGVAKLGYDWLVLAQPLKIWLAANQDFPLIGPFFAYEETAYLASWSGALFDLTVPFLLCFRKTRVPAFLAVVVFHGLTAKLFNLGMFPWLMIGNASLFFPSDWPKRLGITLRFKGSSQIRDFPKALILPIALYLLVQILLPFRHHLYGGNLLWHEQGFRFSWKVMLIEKAGVVRFIGEDADGQQSLYYPHDYLSPVQVKTMSTQADMIVQFAHFLGQRQPNLVAVYAESFVALNGRRSHPYMNSEVNLLLVSSLHAGDHVLPFPE from the coding sequence ATGGAAACGGGTGGGCGAGGGGCAAGCCTATGCCGGCAGCTGTCGAAAAAGATCCCCAGAGACTCATTGGTAATCTATCGGATCTTTTTCGGACTCATGATGGTTTTTGCCGTGGCTCGACAGTTTTACTATGGCTGGATTGACCAGTTCTACCTCAGCCCCACTTTCCATTTCTTTTACGAAGGATTCTCTTGGGTTAGGGCATTACCAAGCCCTTGGATGGAGTGCCTTTTTCTCATCGTTGGAATTTCGGCCTTAGGGATCGCCCTGGGCTGGTTTCACCGCTGGTTTTGTTTGCTATTCTTCTGCTCGTTTACCTACATTGAGTTGATCGATAAGACCACCTATCTTAATCATTACTATCTGGTGAGCCTCCTGGCTGTGATCCTAGCACTCATGCCCATCGGTTCTGGTCGAGGCTCTCAAATAAACCAAGCTTGGCTGTGGCTCCTTCGCTTTCAGGTGGGGCTGGTGTACTTCTTTGCCGGAGTTGCCAAGCTTGGATACGATTGGCTGGTGCTGGCTCAGCCCCTCAAAATCTGGCTAGCTGCCAATCAGGACTTCCCACTCATCGGGCCATTTTTCGCTTATGAAGAAACCGCCTACTTAGCAAGCTGGAGTGGTGCCCTGTTTGATCTCACCGTTCCGTTCCTCCTTTGTTTTAGGAAAACTAGAGTTCCCGCTTTTCTTGCCGTTGTGGTTTTTCATGGTTTGACGGCGAAACTCTTCAACCTAGGAATGTTTCCTTGGCTGATGATTGGCAATGCATCCCTATTCTTTCCCTCTGATTGGCCCAAGAGACTTGGGATTACATTGCGCTTCAAGGGATCATCCCAAATTCGGGATTTTCCCAAAGCCTTAATCTTACCGATCGCATTGTACCTATTGGTGCAGATTTTGTTGCCGTTTCGTCATCACCTCTATGGGGGCAACCTTCTGTGGCACGAGCAGGGGTTTCGCTTTAGCTGGAAAGTGATGCTAATTGAGAAAGCTGGAGTGGTGCGATTTATCGGAGAAGATGCCGATGGCCAGCAGAGTTTGTACTACCCTCATGATTATCTTAGCCCGGTTCAAGTAAAGACCATGAGCACGCAGGCGGATATGATAGTTCAGTTCGCTCATTTTCTGGGGCAAAGACAGCCTAATCTTGTAGCAGTCTATGCCGAATCGTTTGTTGCTCTGAATGGTCGTCGAAGCCACCCCTACATGAATTCTGAAGTTAACTTACTCCTGGTATCTTCACTTCATGCTGGGGATCATGTGCTACCGTTTCCCGAATAG
- a CDS encoding sensor histidine kinase: MKRVFPLLLLPVILLALWLLAPKPPQVQPDTSWLLAFGESSSQYTLSQKLSLKADDEVFFFRSRHHQFKVYWNDIVIHEHHSLEGKGRVKWYMVRLPATHSDGEIKLEILNAPNPQQVPFDLRIDSFAGSLQKLLRDDGIHIALTFLFVLSGFMALTLYLITKRRAALMFSFLAIPLSIYFSSAIESRYLLIDNIDFWLNLKLLALFALPLQLAMFGLELSYRRPWTLFSRNAAAVFFAIATVTSSLGLVQLQAFIPVYRAFVALIIVYTVVNMIVHREQINANESLYQFSYLLLLASISLGLKEGQECHLDLVCWTSLIFLLISLYFAIHRIILRNRGRSSSTLGIKLNHQSYEEKLQALAHMAGGIAHEINNPLAIISGYTRNLNRINVDESDRPQFEKIIKRIQGSTDRIHFVTESFLQMAAGNTFEDGDSIPSAAAIENAILLCQSRILQMSIQVKTDINLKVRTRCPSHLLSQVTFILLNNAIDAVEKTFEPQISITCTAADGIMRLSICDNGVGFSKDVSDRIAEPFFTTKDVGKGSGLNLSLAMAIVNQHQGRLSWYRKNQSTCFQVELPTS; the protein is encoded by the coding sequence ATGAAGCGAGTGTTTCCTCTATTGCTATTACCCGTAATTTTGCTTGCCCTGTGGCTCTTGGCTCCCAAGCCACCACAGGTTCAGCCTGATACATCGTGGTTGCTAGCCTTTGGAGAAAGCTCCTCTCAGTATACATTGAGCCAAAAACTATCCTTGAAGGCCGATGACGAAGTCTTCTTCTTTCGAAGCCGCCACCATCAGTTCAAAGTGTATTGGAATGATATTGTAATACACGAACATCACTCTTTGGAAGGAAAGGGACGTGTAAAGTGGTACATGGTGCGTCTTCCAGCAACACATTCAGATGGTGAGATCAAACTGGAGATTTTAAATGCTCCCAACCCGCAGCAAGTGCCATTCGATTTAAGGATCGATTCCTTCGCAGGATCTTTACAAAAACTGCTCCGTGATGACGGTATACATATTGCCCTAACCTTTCTCTTCGTGCTATCTGGGTTTATGGCTCTAACGCTTTATCTCATTACCAAGCGCAGAGCAGCCTTGATGTTTTCGTTTCTCGCCATCCCCTTGTCAATCTACTTTAGTAGCGCGATCGAAAGTCGCTACTTACTCATTGACAACATTGATTTTTGGCTCAATTTAAAGCTTTTAGCCCTTTTTGCTTTGCCACTGCAACTTGCCATGTTTGGCTTGGAGCTATCCTATCGCCGTCCGTGGACGTTATTCAGCCGCAACGCAGCAGCAGTATTTTTCGCCATCGCCACTGTCACAAGCAGCTTGGGCTTGGTCCAGCTCCAGGCTTTTATCCCCGTCTATCGCGCATTCGTTGCACTAATCATCGTTTACACAGTCGTCAACATGATCGTGCATCGGGAACAGATCAATGCCAACGAATCCCTCTATCAGTTTTCCTACTTGCTATTGCTTGCCAGTATCTCTTTGGGACTCAAAGAAGGGCAAGAGTGTCACCTTGATCTGGTCTGCTGGACCTCGCTAATCTTCCTACTTATTTCTTTGTATTTCGCAATCCATCGCATCATCTTGCGAAATCGGGGCAGAAGTTCGAGCACTTTGGGAATCAAGCTCAACCACCAGTCTTACGAGGAGAAACTCCAAGCACTCGCTCACATGGCTGGTGGCATTGCCCATGAGATCAACAATCCGTTGGCGATTATCTCAGGCTATACGCGGAACTTGAACCGCATCAATGTCGATGAAAGCGACCGCCCGCAATTTGAAAAAATAATTAAACGCATCCAAGGCTCGACGGACAGGATTCACTTTGTGACTGAAAGCTTTCTCCAAATGGCAGCTGGCAATACCTTTGAAGATGGCGACTCGATTCCCTCAGCCGCCGCCATCGAGAATGCCATTCTTCTTTGTCAAAGTCGCATTCTACAAATGTCAATCCAGGTAAAAACCGATATTAACTTGAAGGTACGGACTCGCTGCCCATCGCACCTACTCTCACAGGTGACCTTTATCCTACTAAACAACGCCATCGATGCGGTAGAAAAAACTTTTGAACCTCAGATATCGATCACTTGCACCGCAGCTGATGGGATCATGAGACTGAGTATTTGCGATAATGGGGTTGGGTTTAGTAAGGACGTGAGTGACAGAATTGCAGAGCCTTTTTTCACGACCAAGGATGTTGGCAAAGGCTCAGGGTTAAATCTGAGCCTTGCTATGGCGATTGTCAACCAACACCAGGGTCGACTAAGCTGGTATCGAAAAAATCAGTCCACCTGTTTTCAAGTGGAATTACCGACATCTTAG
- the dctP gene encoding TRAP transporter substrate-binding protein DctP — translation MKLSTITMLSLLLSATLQAKTFKVGTMIPEGTNYANLLEEMGKEIKKATNKRVKFKFVWGGVAGDEPDVLRKIRVGQYHAGVFTAKTMADVYSDVRVMEIPFSFKDRAHSQKVLSEFRDDFEKGLAKNGFESLGIYETGEIYIVTKNKVDSMDGLKGQKLWLYQGDKLAEAFSKSLNLVAVPVALPDVLSSLSTGMIDASYAPALGIVALQWHSKVSYIVEPPFSYHFQGFLLRGKDWRKIRIDDQKAIKKITAEYQKKISDSNYQDGLTSFEAIKKQGVKVIQWPKKDIAGLNKVRSEVLKSLVDKKALSQDIVNKFNTKL, via the coding sequence ATGAAACTGTCTACTATTACGATGCTCTCACTATTACTCTCGGCGACTTTGCAAGCGAAGACTTTCAAAGTTGGAACCATGATTCCAGAGGGAACAAACTATGCAAATCTTCTCGAAGAAATGGGCAAGGAGATCAAAAAAGCCACCAACAAACGAGTGAAGTTCAAGTTTGTTTGGGGCGGTGTTGCTGGGGATGAGCCGGATGTCTTGCGAAAGATTCGGGTTGGTCAGTACCATGCTGGAGTATTTACAGCTAAAACCATGGCTGATGTTTACAGCGATGTGCGCGTTATGGAGATTCCCTTTAGCTTCAAAGACCGCGCGCACTCACAGAAAGTTTTGTCTGAATTCCGTGACGATTTTGAAAAAGGACTGGCAAAAAACGGCTTCGAGAGCCTCGGTATCTATGAGACCGGCGAAATATATATTGTGACTAAAAATAAAGTGGACAGTATGGATGGCCTCAAAGGCCAAAAGCTCTGGCTTTACCAGGGGGATAAGCTTGCCGAGGCCTTTTCAAAGTCTCTCAATCTCGTCGCTGTGCCCGTTGCTTTGCCTGACGTCCTATCATCCTTGTCGACGGGTATGATCGATGCATCTTATGCCCCAGCCCTTGGAATCGTGGCCCTTCAGTGGCATTCAAAAGTTTCCTATATTGTCGAACCACCCTTTTCCTATCACTTCCAGGGATTCCTTCTGCGAGGCAAAGATTGGCGCAAGATTCGCATCGATGACCAGAAAGCAATCAAGAAAATCACAGCTGAGTATCAAAAGAAAATCAGCGACTCCAACTACCAGGATGGTTTGACGTCTTTTGAAGCGATTAAAAAGCAGGGTGTAAAAGTCATCCAGTGGCCTAAGAAAGATATTGCTGGCTTAAACAAGGTTCGATCTGAAGTTTTAAAAAGCCTAGTGGACAAAAAGGCTTTGTCTCAGGATATTGTCAACAAATTCAATACAAAGCTCTAG